CGCAGGGGAGAGTGGTGCGAAGTACTGCTCGGAGTGGGCGGTTCCCTCGGAGAGGATGCTGTGCGCAGTTGCTGTTCCCGCTTCAGTGAGCTGGACTCTGGTTGCCCTGCGGTCCTTGGGATCGGGGCTGCGCTCCACCAAGCCTTTGGCCTCAAGTTGGTCGATGACTTCCGTGGCTGAACGTGGAGTGATGCCTAGCCGATCGGCGATGGCGCTAGGCCGAGCGTCCCCGTCGCACTCCGAAAGGGTACGCAGAGCTCGCCACTGAAATGGAGTTAACTCCCAAGGTTCGAGCTGCGCAATCCACGTTCGTCTCAATGTTCGGGAAGTGTGGTGCATAAGGCTACGAAGATCGGCAGTCTCGGGATCAAAGGATTCGGGGCCTCTGTGTTTGTGCCCGTGATGAGTCGCGGCCGGGTGTAGATAGTCAAGCTTCTGGCGGTCCGGCCAGCTTTTCGCCTCAACCCCGTTTACACTTTTCGCCTCAACCGAGTGCG
The DNA window shown above is from Changpingibacter yushuensis and carries:
- a CDS encoding MarR family winged helix-turn-helix transcriptional regulator, with protein sequence MGDLGNRAAPRNSQASAGEGAHEFDVKNAHSGEAENPRLGKAENAHSGEAENAHSVEAKSVNGVEAKSWPDRQKLDYLHPAATHHGHKHRGPESFDPETADLRSLMHHTSRTLRRTWIAQLEPWELTPFQWRALRTLSECDGDARPSAIADRLGITPRSATEVIDQLEAKGLVERSPDPKDRRATRVQLTEAGTATAHSILSEGTAHSEQYFAPLSPAEQAQLASLLRKLARTR